One segment of Spiroplasma kunkelii CR2-3x DNA contains the following:
- the rpmG gene encoding 50S ribosomal protein L33, whose amino-acid sequence MREGIILRCEQCKEENYIAKRDKKKQQDKLEVKKYCSKCNQHTLHKEKK is encoded by the coding sequence ATGCGTGAAGGAATAATTTTACGTTGTGAACAATGTAAGGAAGAAAACTACATTGCAAAACGTGACAAAAAGAAACAACAGGACAAATTAGAAGTGAAAAAATATTGTTCAAAATGTAACCAACATACTTTACATAAAGAAAAAAAATAA
- the parE gene encoding DNA topoisomerase IV subunit B, giving the protein MSIKDKTLKYDESSIQILEGLDAVRKRPGMYIGSTDVRGLHHLVWEIIDNSIDEALAGYCNEIDIIIYKNNAITVADNGRGVPTGIHSSGKSTPEVIFSVLHAGGKFGGDGYKTSGGLHGVGSSVVNALSSTFDVTIYRDHKVWSIKFANGGQVKESLTKIGTTTKTGTTVTFLPDHEIFKVIDFSFSTISERIRESAFLNSGVKLTLTDLRTDKKVSYLFNNGLEEFITYMNEGKKNITPIIMLKGIEKQIEVEIALQYSTEFNENLLSFANNVKTSEGGSHVAGFRTGLTKVINDYAHKEGLLKEKDKNLDSVDTREGLTAIVSVKIPENLIQYEGQTKGKLGTYEARLVVETIVAKQFGFWLIENKANAYTIIEKALLARNVREEARKAREAARNSKKRGNSDRLLTGKLTPAQNRNKFNNEIFLVEGDSAGGSAKLGRDRRFQAILPLRGKVINAEKAKIQDLMNNEEINVMINAIGTGVGNGFDINDANYGKVIIMTDADTDGAHIQTLLLTFFYRYMRPLIENHRVYLALPPLFKITSTKNKHIEYAWDETELKNKLSQFHGKFELQRYKGLGEMNAEQLWETTMDPQTRQLILVTIDDAVMAERRIVTLMGDDSKKRKDWIDENVKFTLEDDFQGIIN; this is encoded by the coding sequence ATGAGTATTAAAGATAAAACATTAAAGTATGATGAATCATCAATTCAGATTTTAGAAGGACTAGATGCGGTTCGAAAACGTCCAGGAATGTATATTGGTTCAACTGATGTTCGTGGATTACATCATTTAGTTTGAGAAATTATTGATAATTCAATTGATGAGGCATTAGCTGGTTATTGTAATGAAATTGATATTATTATTTATAAAAATAATGCGATTACGGTGGCAGATAATGGTCGTGGTGTTCCAACCGGAATTCATTCATCTGGTAAATCAACGCCAGAAGTAATTTTTTCAGTTTTACATGCTGGGGGAAAATTTGGTGGTGATGGTTATAAAACATCAGGAGGATTACATGGTGTTGGTTCTTCTGTTGTTAATGCTTTATCGTCAACTTTTGATGTCACAATTTATCGTGATCACAAAGTTTGAAGTATTAAATTTGCGAATGGTGGACAAGTTAAAGAATCGTTAACAAAAATTGGTACAACAACAAAAACAGGAACAACAGTTACTTTTTTACCTGATCATGAGATTTTTAAAGTAATTGATTTTTCTTTTTCCACAATTTCAGAACGAATTCGTGAATCAGCATTTTTAAATAGTGGGGTTAAGTTGACATTGACTGACCTACGCACTGATAAAAAAGTATCATATTTATTTAATAATGGTTTGGAAGAATTCATTACTTATATGAATGAAGGTAAAAAAAATATTACTCCAATTATTATGTTAAAAGGGATAGAAAAACAAATTGAAGTTGAAATAGCGTTACAATATTCAACTGAATTTAATGAAAATTTACTTAGTTTTGCCAATAATGTTAAAACAAGTGAAGGTGGCAGTCATGTTGCTGGATTCCGAACAGGATTAACAAAAGTAATTAATGATTATGCTCACAAAGAAGGTTTATTAAAAGAAAAAGATAAGAATCTTGATTCGGTTGATACACGGGAAGGATTAACAGCCATCGTTTCAGTAAAAATTCCTGAAAATTTAATTCAGTATGAAGGTCAAACGAAAGGAAAATTAGGAACTTATGAAGCACGACTTGTTGTTGAAACAATTGTAGCAAAGCAATTTGGATTTTGATTAATAGAAAATAAGGCAAATGCTTATACTATTATTGAAAAAGCATTATTAGCTCGTAATGTTCGCGAAGAGGCCCGGAAAGCACGCGAAGCAGCTCGTAATAGCAAAAAACGTGGTAATAGTGATCGCTTATTAACCGGAAAATTAACACCAGCTCAAAATCGAAATAAATTTAATAATGAGATTTTTTTAGTTGAAGGAGATTCGGCGGGGGGAAGTGCCAAGTTAGGGCGTGATCGTCGTTTTCAAGCAATTTTACCGTTACGCGGGAAAGTGATTAATGCTGAAAAAGCAAAAATTCAAGATTTAATGAATAATGAAGAAATTAATGTAATGATTAATGCCATTGGGACTGGAGTCGGAAATGGCTTTGATATTAATGATGCCAATTATGGCAAAGTAATTATTATGACTGATGCGGATACGGATGGTGCGCATATTCAAACTTTATTACTAACATTTTTTTATCGTTATATGCGACCATTAATTGAAAATCATCGGGTTTATCTTGCTTTACCACCTTTATTTAAAATTACTAGCACCAAAAATAAACATATTGAATACGCATGAGATGAAACAGAATTAAAAAATAAATTAAGTCAATTTCATGGTAAATTTGAATTACAGCGTTATAAAGGGCTAGGGGAAATGAACGCAGAACAATTATGAGAAACAACAATGGATCCCCAAACTCGTCAGCTAATTTTAGTAACAATTGATGATGCTGTTATGGCTGAAAGACGGATTGTTACCTTAATGGGAGATGATTCTAAAAAACGAAAAGATTGAATTGATGAAAATGTTAAATTTACTTTAGAAGATGATTTTCAAGGAATCATTAATTAA
- a CDS encoding ATP-binding cassette domain-containing protein — MVKCTNFNKFYRKQHVLKKISLTVQKADRIGVVGPNGTGKTTLWKTSWNSDWDAIARI, encoded by the coding sequence TTGGTTAAATGTACTAATTTTAATAAATTTTATCGAAAACAACATGTCTTAAAAAAAATCAGTTTAACTGTACAAAAAGCAGATCGAATTGGAGTTGTTGGACCAAATGGAACAGGGAAAACAACTCTATGAAAAACAAGTTGGAATTCGGATTGGGATGCAATTGCAAGAATCTAA
- a CDS encoding spiroplasma phage ORF1-like family protein, with amino-acid sequence MYYQVCMKYFQKCKYKGFNVFEFVSTKLTAANSVEIHDFNFSIYNVKDWQNEINGGKIWQLPYLDAPWYNLDKHIINSIIWSFNNLSSIKEIGKYINALGNTMHNVNLLWENISNLFAFDITFKLLLGAIISLAMFNGVMRYL; translated from the coding sequence ATGTATTACCAAGTATGTATGAAGTATTTTCAAAAGTGTAAATATAAGGGATTTAATGTTTTTGAATTTGTTAGTACTAAATTAACTGCTGCCAATTCTGTTGAAATTCACGACTTTAATTTTAGTATATATAATGTTAAAGACTGACAAAATGAAATTAATGGTGGAAAAATTTGACAATTACCTTATTTAGATGCTCCGTGATATAATTTAGATAAACATATTATTAATTCTATTATTTGGTCGTTTAATAATTTGTCTAGTATTAAAGAGATTGGTAAATATATTAATGCTTTGGGAAATACAATGCATAATGTTAATTTACTTTGAGAAAATATTAGTAATTTGTTTGCTTTTGATATAACTTTTAAATTATTGCTTGGTGCTATTATTTCATTAGCGATGTTTAATGGTGTTATGCGATATTTATAA
- a CDS encoding DUF2649 family protein — MQNDWIKLKEFFIHIFLFIDKTNVESITMCNLTQNKYLTLMVGIWIVILFLTWFFLWIVFKIVGYFK; from the coding sequence ATGCAAAATGATTGAATTAAATTAAAAGAGTTTTTTATTCATATATTTTTGTTTATAGATAAAACAAATGTTGAAAGTATTACAATGTGTAATTTAACACAAAATAAATATTTAACTTTAATGGTTGGTATTTGAATTGTTATTTTGTTCTTAACTTGGTTTTTCTTGTGAATAGTTTTTAAAATAGTTGGGTATTTTAAATAA
- a CDS encoding DUF3627 domain-containing protein, whose protein sequence is MSNYIKKNQNIENYFISKEFIPFTTDKASFINLPNHNRHIGFWLSNKFIYSSEKHLEQVAIGLIYDNSYPIIKYDENLKRNIWKYLTGTELINLYNQYKQNYFTKMKEALFSSEPKKVKANNNNNNLINWTVEKEQQLIKDLEDLN, encoded by the coding sequence TTGAGTAATTATATTAAGAAAAATCAGAATATAGAAAATTATTTTATTAGTAAGGAATTTATCCCTTTTACAACAGATAAAGCAAGTTTTATTAATTTACCCAATCATAATCGCCATATTGGTTTTTGGTTGAGTAATAAGTTTATTTATTCGAGTGAAAAACATTTAGAGCAAGTAGCAATCGGCTTGATTTATGATAATTCTTATCCTATTATAAAGTATGATGAAAATTTAAAGCGAAATATTTGAAAATATTTAACTGGGACAGAATTAATCAATTTATATAATCAATATAAACAAAATTATTTTACTAAAATGAAAGAAGCATTATTTTCAAGTGAACCTAAAAAAGTAAAAGCAAATAATAACAATAATAATTTAATAAATTGAACTGTTGAAAAAGAGCAACAATTAATTAAAGATTTGGAAGATTTAAATTAA
- a CDS encoding TraG/VirB4 family ATPase — MLNIIKKEIKENRFKDNNQILIIVDEAHLAINKDNQVTLNFMYQMTKRIRKYNGALVVATQNIADFVENETILIIVNILLLWG, encoded by the coding sequence ATGCTAAATATTATTAAAAAAGAAATAAAAGAAAATCGTTTTAAAGATAATAATCAAATTCTAATAATTGTTGATGAGGCTCATTTAGCAATCAATAAAGATAATCAAGTTACCTTAAATTTTATGTATCAAATGACAAAGCGAATTCGGAAATATAATGGTGCGTTGGTCGTGGCAACACAAAACATCGCTGATTTTGTAGAAAATGAAACAATTTTAATAATAGTCAATATTCTTTTATTATGGGGTTAA
- a CDS encoding lipoprotein has protein sequence MKKILSFLGVIGLTATSTTSLVACNKTHEYTPEELAQLKQENKINTTNKNIKDNLEWIAAQEKPFNSQGDYKYYIIVWKGAKKDNWTIKKYKNIGYTENNTINGIISYTKIDKSYSGAFLYRNEFDLAANKTREYATWIEDDGTFFKAVYRWNLDTKEPDLIIDDNGNIKVNGE, from the coding sequence ATGAAAAAGATATTAAGTTTTTTAGGAGTAATCGGATTAACAGCAACAAGCACAACAAGTTTAGTTGCTTGTAATAAAACACACGAATATACACCCGAAGAATTAGCACAACTAAAACAAGAAAACAAAATAAATACTACTAACAAAAACATTAAAGATAATTTAGAATGAATAGCAGCACAAGAAAAACCATTTAATTCTCAGGGAGATTATAAATATTATATAATTGTATGAAAAGGTGCAAAAAAAGATAATTGAACAATTAAAAAATATAAAAATATAGGTTATACTGAAAATAATACAATAAATGGTATTATTAGCTATACTAAAATTGACAAGTCATATAGTGGTGCATTTTTATATAGAAATGAATTTGATTTAGCTGCAAATAAAACAAGAGAATATGCGACTTGAATTGAAGATGATGGAACTTTTTTTAAAGCAGTTTATCGTTGAAATTTAGATACTAAGGAACCTGATTTAATCATTGATGATAATGGTAATATAAAAGTTAATGGTGAATAA
- a CDS encoding ATP-binding cassette domain-containing protein — MEQGKQLYEKQVGIRIGMQLQESKYPRGITGYDILNLYLKAYNLLISPENIYQLLLNLQIKKIMNKDISKLSGGQQQKINILLALIVDPDFIILDELATGLDLEIKDKIYEILSIFLANENKALLLISHNMEEIEKFCDILIFMVSGEITKVTKVVDVVAEYCSVEAFFKD, encoded by the coding sequence ATGGAACAGGGAAAACAACTCTATGAAAAACAAGTTGGAATTCGGATTGGGATGCAATTGCAAGAATCTAAATATCCTCGTGGCATTACTGGTTATGATATTTTAAATTTGTATTTAAAAGCTTATAATTTATTAATTTCACCAGAAAACATTTATCAACTTTTATTAAATTTACAAATTAAAAAAATTATGAACAAGGATATTTCAAAATTATCTGGCGGACAACAACAAAAGATTAATATTTTATTAGCATTAATTGTTGACCCAGATTTCATTATTCTTGATGAATTAGCAACAGGCTTAGATTTAGAAATTAAAGATAAAATATATGAGATTTTAAGTATTTTTTTAGCAAATGAAAATAAAGCATTATTATTAATTTCACATAATATGGAAGAAATTGAGAAGTTTTGTGATATTTTAATTTTTATGGTTTCAGGAGAAATTACAAAAGTAACAAAAGTAGTTGATGTTGTTGCCGAATATTGCAGTGTTGAAGCTTTTTTCAAAGATTAA
- a CDS encoding glycerol-3-phosphate acyltransferase, whose product MTLYGYLGTAITAIIGYLIGSFSWSIFISKKIYKIDVRDYYSKNAGATNTSRVLGKKWGFAIMFLDILKITITMFIAFGISCININGVNFGSTSYYIPTFFVLIGHSYPIYYKFKGGKTVSSFLGLLLMSNPYYFLIATVVWWSTIFIWKRVSVSSILAAFFTGALCWIPQLSGIDVINFNGDLLQYSHLVWVNYLHYVNYDNYYDSLALINIIITLSAIFLILKHHQNIVLLLKGTEKPYDFKGKSDLENGNLPKHNQIKKN is encoded by the coding sequence ATGACATTATATGGATATTTAGGGACAGCTATTACGGCAATAATTGGTTACTTAATTGGTTCTTTTAGTTGATCAATCTTTATTAGTAAAAAAATTTATAAAATTGATGTACGAGATTATTATTCTAAAAATGCCGGAGCCACAAACACTAGTCGTGTTTTAGGAAAAAAATGAGGTTTTGCCATTATGTTTTTAGATATACTAAAAATTACTATTACAATGTTTATTGCCTTTGGTATTAGTTGTATTAATATTAATGGGGTTAATTTTGGTTCAACTAGTTATTATATTCCAACTTTTTTTGTTTTAATTGGTCATTCTTATCCAATTTATTATAAATTTAAAGGAGGTAAAACAGTTTCATCTTTTTTAGGGTTATTATTAATGAGTAATCCATATTATTTTTTAATTGCTACAGTTGTTTGATGAAGCACAATTTTTATTTGAAAACGAGTTTCTGTTTCTTCAATTTTAGCAGCATTTTTTACAGGAGCATTATGTTGAATCCCACAATTAAGTGGCATTGATGTTATTAACTTTAATGGTGATTTACTTCAATATTCTCATCTTGTTTGAGTGAATTACTTACATTATGTTAATTATGACAATTACTATGATAGTTTAGCTTTAATTAATATTATTATTACTTTAAGTGCTATTTTCTTAATCTTAAAACATCATCAAAATATTGTTCTTTTATTAAAGGGAACAGAAAAACCTTATGATTTTAAAGGGAAATCTGATTTAGAAAATGGTAATCTTCCAAAACATAATCAAATCAAAAAAAATTAA
- the parC gene encoding DNA topoisomerase IV subunit A, producing MSNNEKKNELVFSLNDIMSERFGRYAKYIIQDRALPDVRDGLKPVQRRILFAMNELRLTFNTSYKKSARIVGEVIGKYHPHGDTSVYDAMVRLSQDWKVRYPLIDMHGNNGSIDGDPAAAMRYTETRLSEISSFLLQDLDKKTVAFAPNFDDSEQEPVVLPALFPNLLVNGSTGIAAGYATNIPPHNLHEIINATIHFIEKPDSTVKDLVKYVKGPDFPTGGIIQGKSGILEAYQTGKGKIIVRSKIEFENNALVITEIPYEVIKQDLVKKIDDIKYNEPGLNIKEVRDETDREGLRIVIELGKQANVETVRKFLLKNTNLQISYNFNMVAIANKQPRQLGLKEILTHYVEHQQAVVTNRSHFELARAQKRSEIVVGLIKTISILDEVIAVIRHSKDRSDAIHNLGKKFGFTQIQAEAIVQLRLYRLTSTDILQLKAEQKELIATISELKAILRDINKLNSVIINQLELIKKKFVSRRRSVIENEIESIEIQKTETIIEKNLNIWISRDGYLKALENNQLARLATEEFKRKPGDLWIADFQANTSDKILLITSKGNYVIIPVYKIKTVRLRDIGEHVNTISELPGEEKIISVFLLNDFNKKEQYIMLSTKNGMIKKIAVKDFEATRISKALKAINLKNDDEVVSSQLVDHNPYVVITTANGFIVKYHKNQIPTLGLRTAGVKSINLRDDVVINAGYCEDDNLVLITNLHTGKKINLKEIPTSTRPVKGTRLYKLNKDINELLRWTFLTKGKDILHMLNQNDEIEIFNTDKMPIHKLVTANHTLGFENIVDIVIPHYYDLKLIPSKKGLESSSASAKKHSLHHNEHDNVNNIKPLIEVTKPTNNAAVNKAEPNEKSYNQETITSENTNDEESDPNVKLALMIPQEEIYQVEQVIATADPITTLDYHANSKKTINKNILDKPRAEKMCHKNKNIKETKKKVRKEQQNKRQLEQISKNVETSTIVSASEQEPSQLFVCKTFGKVKTTTDMLIEKKQREQAKVALVKERAQQNNQQKNIKPIVWSFDEEKPSFGKVVTTVETLLKNRQQQINFEFNNSKKNKPIIKEKSRTEWLKAIEQAPAGTIKVGLRNVSSNNHEQTMQKVDFKQIKNKRVTKVNFKKVLAIDETKELQLTIHNILDKSKK from the coding sequence ATGAGTAATAACGAAAAAAAAAATGAATTAGTTTTTAGTTTAAATGATATTATGTCAGAACGCTTTGGTCGTTATGCCAAATATATTATTCAAGATCGAGCATTGCCTGATGTTCGTGATGGTTTAAAACCAGTGCAACGCCGTATTTTATTTGCAATGAATGAATTACGATTAACTTTTAATACGAGTTATAAAAAATCGGCACGAATTGTTGGAGAAGTAATTGGTAAATATCATCCGCATGGTGATACATCAGTTTATGATGCAATGGTAAGGTTATCGCAAGATTGAAAGGTCCGTTATCCATTAATTGATATGCATGGAAACAATGGTTCAATTGATGGGGACCCAGCGGCTGCAATGCGTTATACTGAAACTCGTTTAAGTGAAATTTCCTCATTTTTATTACAAGATCTTGATAAAAAAACAGTTGCTTTTGCTCCTAATTTTGATGATTCAGAACAAGAACCTGTTGTATTACCAGCTTTATTTCCAAATTTATTAGTTAATGGTTCAACTGGAATTGCTGCTGGATATGCAACAAATATTCCACCACATAATTTACATGAAATTATTAATGCAACAATTCATTTTATTGAAAAACCAGACAGTACGGTTAAGGATTTAGTAAAATATGTTAAAGGACCTGATTTCCCAACGGGGGGAATTATTCAGGGAAAAAGTGGAATTTTAGAGGCATATCAAACAGGAAAAGGCAAAATTATTGTTCGTAGCAAAATTGAATTTGAAAACAATGCGTTAGTAATTACTGAAATTCCATATGAAGTTATTAAACAAGACTTAGTTAAAAAGATTGATGATATTAAATATAATGAACCAGGATTAAATATTAAGGAAGTTCGTGATGAAACAGACCGCGAAGGGTTACGAATTGTGATTGAATTAGGTAAACAAGCCAATGTTGAAACCGTAAGGAAATTTTTATTAAAAAATACTAATTTACAAATTTCATATAATTTTAATATGGTTGCTATTGCCAATAAACAACCACGACAATTAGGATTAAAGGAAATATTAACCCACTATGTTGAACATCAACAAGCAGTTGTTACTAATCGTTCTCATTTTGAATTAGCACGTGCACAAAAACGCTCAGAAATTGTTGTTGGGTTAATTAAAACAATTAGTATTTTAGATGAAGTAATTGCAGTTATTCGCCATTCAAAAGATCGCAGTGATGCAATTCATAATTTAGGGAAAAAATTTGGTTTTACCCAAATTCAAGCCGAAGCAATTGTCCAGTTACGATTATACCGGTTAACTTCAACAGATATTTTACAATTAAAAGCAGAACAAAAAGAATTAATTGCAACAATTTCTGAATTAAAAGCAATTTTACGTGATATTAATAAATTAAATAGTGTTATTATTAACCAATTAGAATTAATAAAGAAAAAGTTTGTTTCACGTCGTCGTAGTGTGATTGAGAATGAAATTGAATCAATTGAAATTCAAAAAACAGAAACAATTATTGAAAAAAATTTGAACATTTGAATTTCACGAGATGGGTATTTAAAAGCGTTAGAAAATAATCAATTAGCACGGTTAGCAACTGAAGAATTTAAACGAAAACCAGGGGATTTATGAATTGCTGATTTTCAAGCTAATACTTCTGATAAAATTTTATTAATTACTTCAAAAGGAAATTATGTTATTATTCCAGTTTATAAAATTAAAACTGTTCGGTTACGTGATATTGGTGAACATGTTAATACTATTTCTGAGTTACCAGGAGAAGAAAAAATTATTAGTGTTTTTTTATTAAATGATTTTAATAAAAAAGAACAATACATTATGTTGTCAACTAAAAATGGAATGATTAAAAAGATAGCTGTTAAAGATTTTGAAGCAACACGAATTAGCAAAGCTCTTAAAGCTATTAATTTAAAAAATGATGATGAAGTTGTTTCTAGCCAATTAGTTGATCATAATCCATATGTTGTCATAACAACAGCAAACGGTTTTATTGTTAAATATCATAAAAATCAAATCCCCACATTAGGGTTACGAACAGCAGGGGTAAAATCAATTAATCTACGTGATGATGTAGTTATTAATGCGGGTTATTGTGAAGATGATAATTTAGTATTAATTACTAATCTTCATACTGGGAAAAAAATTAATTTAAAAGAAATTCCTACGTCAACACGGCCAGTAAAAGGAACACGATTATATAAGTTAAATAAAGATATTAATGAACTTCTCCGCTGAACGTTTTTAACAAAAGGGAAAGATATTTTACATATGTTAAATCAAAATGATGAAATTGAGATATTTAATACTGATAAAATGCCTATTCATAAATTAGTTACTGCTAATCATACATTAGGCTTTGAAAATATTGTTGATATTGTTATTCCCCATTATTATGATTTAAAACTAATCCCATCAAAAAAAGGATTAGAAAGTAGTAGTGCATCTGCAAAAAAGCATTCGCTTCATCATAATGAACATGATAATGTAAACAATATCAAACCCCTAATTGAAGTAACAAAACCAACGAATAATGCTGCTGTTAATAAGGCAGAACCAAATGAAAAAAGTTATAATCAGGAAACAATCACCTCAGAAAATACTAACGATGAAGAAAGTGATCCCAATGTTAAATTAGCATTAATGATTCCACAAGAAGAAATTTATCAAGTTGAGCAAGTTATTGCAACAGCAGATCCAATAACAACGCTTGACTACCATGCAAATAGTAAGAAAACAATTAACAAAAACATTTTGGATAAACCACGCGCAGAAAAAATGTGCCATAAAAATAAAAATATAAAAGAGACAAAAAAGAAAGTTCGAAAAGAACAACAAAATAAACGACAATTAGAACAAATCTCAAAAAATGTGGAAACTAGTACAATCGTATCTGCATCTGAACAAGAACCATCGCAATTATTTGTTTGCAAAACTTTTGGAAAAGTGAAAACAACAACAGATATGTTAATTGAAAAGAAACAACGTGAGCAAGCTAAAGTAGCTTTAGTAAAAGAACGGGCACAACAAAATAATCAACAAAAAAATATAAAACCGATAGTTTGGTCTTTTGACGAAGAAAAACCATCTTTTGGAAAAGTGGTAACAACAGTGGAAACTCTGCTTAAAAATAGACAACAACAAATTAATTTTGAGTTTAATAATAGCAAAAAAAATAAACCTATTATTAAAGAAAAATCACGAACAGAATGATTAAAAGCAATTGAACAAGCTCCAGCTGGAACAATTAAGGTTGGTTTAAGAAATGTTTCTTCAAATAATCATGAGCAAACAATGCAAAAAGTTGATTTTAAACAAATTAAAAATAAAAGAGTAACGAAAGTTAACTTTAAAAAAGTTTTAGCAATTGATGAAACAAAAGAATTACAATTAACTATTCATAATATTTTAGATAAAAGTAAAAAATAA
- the ispH gene encoding 4-hydroxy-3-methylbut-2-enyl diphosphate reductase, translating to MKVVKVTPRGYCLGVVKSIKWAKEAAVKYAGRKIYMLGYLVHNKHVIKEIVNLGVIPVNDFKLNRLALMQTLADNAVVILSAHGSDDRIKDVAAKKNITLVDTECEWVTVTKNLIKEYLAKPDYQIIFIGKHFHPETNAMLALSPSINLVTTEQELDNIFPNLDPTKKILITNQTTLSKIDIEAIVKKIKTLVPNEILFKNDLCNATLERQNAVLNLDPATIDLLLVVGDERSSNTLKLVEMGEKIGIESYRINDKNDIQATWLANKTCVAVTAGASTPSIIQLEVIRYLEQI from the coding sequence ATGAAAGTTGTAAAAGTCACACCTCGTGGTTATTGTCTTGGTGTTGTCAAGTCAATTAAATGAGCAAAAGAAGCTGCTGTCAAATATGCTGGACGGAAAATTTATATGTTAGGTTATCTTGTCCATAATAAACATGTTATTAAAGAAATTGTTAATTTAGGTGTTATTCCGGTCAACGATTTTAAACTTAATCGCCTTGCGCTAATGCAAACACTAGCAGATAATGCTGTTGTGATTTTAAGTGCACATGGTAGTGATGACCGGATTAAAGATGTCGCAGCAAAGAAAAACATTACACTTGTTGATACTGAATGTGAATGAGTAACTGTTACTAAAAATTTAATTAAGGAATATTTAGCAAAACCTGATTATCAAATTATTTTTATTGGAAAACACTTTCATCCAGAAACAAATGCAATGTTAGCGCTTAGTCCAAGCATCAATCTTGTGACAACAGAACAAGAACTTGATAACATTTTTCCTAATCTTGACCCAACTAAAAAGATTTTAATTACAAACCAAACAACCCTTTCTAAAATTGATATTGAAGCAATTGTGAAAAAAATTAAAACCCTTGTTCCAAATGAAATTCTTTTTAAAAATGATTTATGTAATGCAACATTAGAACGACAAAATGCTGTTCTAAATTTAGATCCAGCAACAATTGACCTTTTACTTGTTGTTGGTGATGAACGAAGTAGTAACACATTAAAGCTAGTTGAAATGGGCGAAAAAATTGGGATTGAATCATATCGCATTAATGATAAAAATGATATTCAAGCAACTTGGTTGGCAAATAAAACCTGTGTTGCTGTTACTGCGGGGGCATCAACACCTAGCATCATTCAGTTAGAAGTAATTCGTTATTTAGAGCAAATATAA
- a CDS encoding GNAT family N-acetyltransferase, translating into MVYVISFENKILGYGAYHPQQNQITDLYVDPEYQGWYFGKKLLKQL; encoded by the coding sequence ATAGTATATGTAATTAGTTTTGAAAATAAAATTTTAGGTTATGGTGCTTATCATCCCCAACAAAATCAAATCACTGATTTATATGTTGACCCTGAATATCAAGGGTGATATTTTGGCAAAAAATTGTTGAAACAGTTATAA